The following coding sequences are from one Mycolicibacterium aichiense window:
- a CDS encoding GAF domain-containing sensor histidine kinase codes for MSSRSGGVSPHAVHGLVDADREVALLLDIIAATSSGPEVEPMAAAVARMITATTASDVCFVHVLDDTDQSLTLAGATPPFDEQVGRIRMPLGSGVSGWVASHREPVVIVSDKEADPRYVPIAALRGKDFASMASVPMETEPGGLVGVLNVHTIERRDFTPRDIELLLVIGRLIAGALHQARLHRQLSARERAHENFAEQVIAAQESERRRLAGDIHDGISQRLVGLTYRLDAAARAVDDLDQPAAAEQLEKARDLVDLTLAEARSAIGGLRPPVLDDLGLLGGLASLATSIPEVDLELHLADERLPEHIEVALYRIAQECFQNVVKHSRALVATVTFTVGDGVARLEVVDNGVGFETGPVSSSSGYGMLSMAERAELVGGTLTVRSRPGAGTTVTVSIPVEG; via the coding sequence ATGAGCAGTCGTTCGGGCGGTGTGAGTCCGCACGCCGTGCACGGACTGGTCGACGCCGACCGGGAAGTCGCTCTGCTGCTGGACATCATCGCCGCGACGTCGAGCGGGCCCGAGGTGGAACCGATGGCCGCGGCGGTGGCTCGAATGATCACCGCGACAACGGCATCCGATGTCTGCTTCGTGCACGTCCTCGACGACACCGACCAGTCGCTGACCCTGGCCGGTGCCACCCCGCCGTTCGACGAGCAGGTCGGCCGCATCCGGATGCCGCTGGGTTCGGGAGTCTCCGGGTGGGTTGCCAGTCATCGCGAACCCGTGGTGATCGTCAGCGATAAGGAGGCCGATCCGCGTTACGTCCCGATTGCGGCGTTGCGCGGCAAGGACTTTGCCTCGATGGCGTCGGTGCCGATGGAAACCGAGCCCGGCGGTCTGGTGGGGGTGCTCAACGTGCACACCATCGAGCGGCGTGATTTCACCCCGCGCGACATCGAGTTGCTCCTCGTCATCGGGCGGCTGATCGCGGGTGCCCTGCACCAGGCCCGGCTGCACCGACAGCTGTCGGCACGTGAACGCGCGCACGAGAATTTCGCGGAGCAGGTGATCGCCGCTCAGGAAAGCGAACGCCGCCGGCTGGCCGGTGATATTCACGACGGCATCTCGCAGCGCCTGGTCGGACTGACCTACCGACTGGATGCGGCGGCCCGCGCCGTTGACGACCTGGATCAACCGGCGGCCGCCGAGCAGCTGGAAAAGGCCAGGGATCTGGTCGATCTCACGTTGGCCGAGGCCCGGTCGGCGATCGGCGGGCTGCGGCCGCCGGTCCTCGACGACCTCGGTCTGTTGGGCGGCCTGGCCAGCCTCGCCACGTCGATCCCCGAGGTCGACCTGGAACTGCACCTGGCCGACGAGCGGCTGCCCGAGCACATCGAGGTTGCGCTGTATCGCATTGCGCAGGAGTGCTTTCAGAACGTCGTGAAGCATTCTCGTGCGTTGGTCGCCACCGTGACGTTCACGGTCGGGGACGGGGTGGCCAGGCTCGAGGTGGTCGACAACGGAGTGGGATTCGAGACCGGACCGGTCTCGTCGTCGAGTGGTTACGGCATGCTCTCGATGGCCGAGCGTGCCGAGCTGGTCGGCGGCACCCTGACCGTCAGGTCGCGCCCCGGGGCGGGGACCACCGTCACGGTGAGCATCCCCGTCGAGGGCTGA
- a CDS encoding AraC family transcriptional regulator has product MSRLTRLGYIDVRRTSNPVRRKVRSRGVPPALAGNEIFYTEDVKTASRLIAKTLGPLRLTVAGDDATGFAATMHGVRLRNVSLLYLDLHVAAAVEIPMVGPHYAVHMPMNGRAMVEHRAHSFEANTIRSVVSSPGASLRMAFDHDSPQLIIRIEERALDAHLTRLLGRALDRPLVFDPEFDMSTEAAMRWHAAVQLIHTEVFHEGSLIQRGQGIGAVEDFVISSLLHLQPSNYHAEFLAPAQPDQRRAVVQNAMSYIEDHLAERITMESVARAVHMSVRSIQQGFREELGMTPMTYVRERRLERVHEELTDAIPADGVTVTQVAERWGFNHLGSFAVEYRKRWGEAPSGTLRR; this is encoded by the coding sequence ATGTCGCGGCTCACCCGACTGGGCTACATCGATGTCCGGCGCACCAGCAATCCGGTCCGGCGCAAGGTCCGCTCCCGCGGAGTTCCCCCGGCGCTGGCCGGCAACGAGATCTTCTACACCGAAGACGTCAAGACCGCCTCGAGGCTGATCGCCAAAACCCTGGGCCCGCTTCGCCTCACCGTCGCAGGCGACGACGCGACCGGATTCGCGGCGACCATGCACGGCGTCCGGCTGCGCAACGTCAGCCTGCTCTACCTCGACCTGCACGTCGCTGCGGCTGTGGAGATCCCGATGGTGGGCCCGCACTACGCGGTGCACATGCCGATGAACGGCCGGGCGATGGTCGAGCACCGCGCCCACTCCTTCGAAGCCAACACCATCCGCTCCGTGGTGAGCAGCCCCGGTGCGTCGCTGCGGATGGCGTTCGACCACGACTCGCCTCAGTTGATCATCCGGATCGAGGAGCGGGCCCTGGACGCGCATCTGACCCGGTTGCTCGGTCGCGCGCTGGATCGCCCGCTGGTGTTCGACCCGGAGTTCGACATGTCCACCGAAGCCGCCATGCGATGGCACGCCGCTGTCCAGCTGATTCACACCGAGGTGTTCCACGAGGGTTCACTGATCCAGCGCGGGCAGGGCATCGGCGCGGTGGAGGATTTCGTGATCAGCAGCCTGTTGCATCTGCAACCGTCGAACTATCACGCGGAGTTCTTGGCGCCGGCCCAACCCGACCAGCGCCGTGCGGTCGTGCAGAACGCCATGAGCTACATCGAGGACCACCTCGCCGAGCGGATCACCATGGAGTCGGTGGCCAGGGCCGTGCACATGAGCGTCCGGTCGATCCAGCAGGGGTTCCGTGAGGAGCTGGGCATGACACCGATGACCTACGTGCGGGAGCGCCGCCTGGAACGGGTGCACGAGGAACTGACCGATGCCATCCCCGCCGACGGCGTGACGGTGACGCAGGTGGCGGAGCGATGGGGCTTCAACCACCTCGGGAGCTTCGCCGTCGAATACCGAAAGCGTTGGGGCGAAGCCCCTTCGGGCACGCTGCGCCGCTGA
- a CDS encoding DUF1641 domain-containing protein, producing the protein MTANGQAVSVTPADTLRDRLDDPHVAAALNTLLDHADVLAVLLSGLDGFLSRGDTITDSVSAAVAELRGVSSAAVVPGADALKSVDLQSLATSLASLSGSVVTAAPALNTVLSSGLTDPETAAVLASIGDALGDGKAGAANPPKGVYGLWKATKDPDFARGLGFLIAVATSFGRRVNR; encoded by the coding sequence ATGACAGCTAACGGGCAGGCGGTGTCAGTCACCCCAGCGGACACCCTCCGCGATCGACTCGACGACCCCCATGTCGCGGCCGCGCTCAACACCCTGCTCGACCATGCCGATGTGCTGGCCGTCCTGCTCAGCGGTCTCGACGGCTTCCTCAGTCGTGGCGACACCATCACCGACTCGGTGTCGGCCGCGGTCGCCGAGTTGCGAGGCGTCTCGTCGGCGGCGGTGGTACCCGGTGCCGATGCGCTCAAGAGTGTCGACCTGCAGAGCCTCGCCACCAGCCTGGCGTCGTTGTCCGGCTCGGTCGTGACCGCCGCACCCGCACTGAACACCGTGCTGTCCTCGGGGCTCACCGATCCGGAGACCGCGGCGGTGCTCGCCTCCATCGGCGACGCCCTCGGCGACGGCAAGGCAGGTGCGGCGAATCCGCCCAAGGGCGTCTACGGGCTGTGGAAGGCCACCAAAGACCCCGACTTCGCCCGCGGTCTCGGCTTCCTCATCGCCGTCGCCACATCTTTTGGCCGCCGGGTGAACCGGTAG
- a CDS encoding hydrogenase yields the protein MASVLWFQGGACSGNTMSFLNAEEPNVVDLIVDFGLDLIWHPSLGLELGKNAQKVFWDCAKGERPLDIFVFEGTVIEAPNGTGRMDMFADRPMKDWVTDLAGAAQIVVAIGDCACWGGIPAMEPNPSASTGLQFHKRDKGGFLGPDFRSKMGLPVINIPGCPAHPDWITQIIVALATGRAGDIALDELHRPETFFKTFTQTGCTRVQFFEYKQSTMSFGEGTRTGCLFYEFGCRGPMTHSPCNRILWNRQSSKTRAGMPCLGCTEPEFPHFDLAPGTLFKTQKVGGVIPKEVPEGSDHLTYMAHAAAARIAAPQWSKEDMFVV from the coding sequence ATGGCTTCTGTTCTGTGGTTCCAGGGAGGTGCGTGTAGTGGCAACACGATGTCTTTCCTCAATGCGGAGGAACCCAACGTCGTCGACCTGATCGTCGACTTCGGCCTGGATCTGATCTGGCATCCGTCGCTCGGTCTGGAACTCGGCAAGAACGCCCAGAAGGTGTTCTGGGACTGCGCCAAAGGTGAACGCCCCCTGGACATCTTCGTCTTCGAGGGCACGGTCATCGAAGCGCCCAACGGCACCGGGCGGATGGACATGTTCGCTGATCGGCCGATGAAGGACTGGGTCACCGACCTGGCCGGCGCCGCTCAGATCGTCGTGGCGATCGGAGACTGCGCCTGTTGGGGCGGCATCCCCGCGATGGAGCCCAATCCGTCGGCCTCGACCGGTCTGCAGTTCCACAAGCGGGACAAGGGCGGTTTCCTCGGGCCCGACTTCCGCTCCAAGATGGGACTTCCCGTCATCAACATTCCGGGTTGCCCCGCGCACCCAGACTGGATCACCCAGATCATCGTGGCGCTTGCCACCGGGCGTGCCGGTGACATCGCACTCGACGAACTGCACCGGCCCGAGACGTTCTTCAAGACGTTCACTCAAACCGGCTGCACCCGCGTGCAATTCTTCGAATACAAACAGTCGACGATGTCCTTCGGTGAAGGCACCCGGACAGGCTGCCTGTTCTACGAGTTCGGCTGCCGCGGACCGATGACGCACTCGCCGTGCAATCGCATCCTCTGGAACCGGCAGTCGTCCAAGACCCGTGCCGGAATGCCGTGCCTGGGCTGCACGGAGCCGGAGTTTCCGCATTTCGATCTGGCGCCCGGAACGCTGTTCAAGACCCAGAAGGTCGGCGGGGTGATCCCCAAGGAAGTGCCGGAGGGATCCGATCACCTGACATACATGGCGCACGCGGCGGCCGCCCGTATCGCCGCGCCGCAGTGGTCCAAAGAAGACATGTTCGTCGTCTAG
- a CDS encoding nickel-dependent hydrogenase large subunit produces the protein MTALDLYVSPLGRVEGDLDVRVTIDDGVVTSAWTEAAMFRGFEIILRGKDPQSGLVVCPRICGICGGSHLYKSAYALDTAWRTHMPANATLIRNIAQACETLQSIPRYFYALFAIDLTNKNYAKSKLYDEAVRRFAPYVGTSYQPGVVLSNKPVEVYAIFGGQWPHSSFMVPGGVMCAPTLSDVTRSIAILEHWKDNWLEGQWLGCSIDRWLENKTWDDVLAWVDENESQYNSDCGFFIRYALDIGLDKYGQGVGNYIATGTYFDPTLYENPTIDGRNAALIGRGGIYAKGQWYEFDQANVREDVAHSFYEGSTPLHPFDGETIPVDPEEGRKQGKYSWAKSPRYAVGDLGTIPLEAGPLARRMAAAGPNAGAHQDNDPLFGDIYSKIGPSVLVRQLARMHEAPKYYKWVKSWLDQLDLKESFYTKPVEYAEGKGFGSTEAARGSLSDWIVLEDNKIKNYQVVTPTAWNIGPRDGNEVLGPIEKALVGSPIVDPDDPVELGHVARSFDSCLVCTVHAYDGKTGKELSKFVINGMV, from the coding sequence ATGACCGCGCTCGACCTTTACGTCAGCCCACTGGGACGTGTCGAGGGTGACCTCGACGTCCGGGTCACCATTGACGACGGCGTCGTGACGTCGGCGTGGACGGAGGCCGCGATGTTCCGCGGCTTCGAGATCATCCTGCGGGGCAAGGACCCGCAGTCCGGTCTCGTCGTGTGTCCCCGCATCTGCGGGATCTGCGGCGGCAGCCATCTGTACAAGTCCGCCTACGCTCTGGACACCGCGTGGCGCACCCACATGCCGGCGAATGCGACGCTGATCCGCAACATCGCCCAGGCATGCGAAACGCTGCAGTCGATTCCCCGCTACTTCTATGCGCTGTTCGCCATCGACCTGACCAACAAGAACTACGCGAAGTCGAAGCTCTACGACGAGGCGGTTCGCCGGTTCGCACCGTACGTCGGTACCAGTTACCAACCGGGAGTGGTGCTTTCGAACAAGCCGGTCGAGGTCTATGCGATCTTCGGCGGGCAGTGGCCGCATTCGAGCTTCATGGTGCCCGGTGGCGTCATGTGTGCGCCCACCCTGTCGGACGTGACGCGCTCGATCGCGATCCTGGAGCACTGGAAGGACAACTGGCTCGAAGGCCAGTGGCTGGGCTGCAGCATCGACCGCTGGCTGGAGAACAAGACCTGGGACGACGTTCTGGCCTGGGTCGACGAGAACGAGTCCCAGTACAACAGTGACTGCGGCTTTTTCATCCGCTACGCCCTCGACATCGGCCTGGACAAGTACGGCCAGGGTGTCGGCAACTACATCGCCACCGGTACCTACTTCGACCCGACGCTGTACGAGAACCCCACCATCGACGGCCGCAACGCGGCGCTGATCGGCCGGGGCGGGATCTACGCCAAAGGCCAGTGGTACGAGTTCGATCAGGCCAACGTTCGCGAGGACGTCGCCCACTCGTTCTACGAAGGCAGCACCCCGCTGCACCCGTTCGACGGGGAGACCATCCCGGTCGACCCCGAAGAGGGCAGGAAGCAGGGCAAGTACAGCTGGGCCAAATCACCGCGCTATGCCGTCGGAGACCTGGGCACGATTCCGCTGGAGGCGGGTCCGCTGGCCCGGCGGATGGCCGCAGCCGGCCCGAACGCCGGAGCGCATCAGGACAACGATCCGCTCTTCGGTGACATCTACAGCAAGATCGGCCCCAGCGTGTTGGTGCGCCAGCTCGCCCGAATGCATGAGGCGCCCAAGTACTACAAGTGGGTGAAGTCCTGGCTCGACCAGCTGGACCTGAAGGAAAGCTTCTACACCAAGCCTGTCGAATATGCCGAGGGCAAGGGGTTCGGCTCCACCGAGGCGGCCCGCGGCTCGCTCAGCGACTGGATCGTGCTGGAAGACAACAAGATCAAGAACTACCAGGTCGTCACCCCGACAGCGTGGAACATCGGGCCACGGGACGGCAACGAGGTCCTGGGTCCGATCGAGAAGGCGCTGGTGGGCTCACCGATCGTCGATCCCGACGACCCGGTCGAGCTCGGACATGTGGCACGCAGCTTCGACTCCTGCCTGGTGTGCACCGTGCACGCCTACGACGGCAAGACAGGCAAGGAGCTCTCGAAGTTCGTCATAAACGGAATGGTGTGA
- a CDS encoding hydrogenase maturation protease translates to MVGCGNLLRGDDGVGPVLVRHLWERGVPAGARLVDGGTAGMDVAFQMRGAERVVIIDASATGATPGTIYRVPGEELADLPPLQGLHTHSFRWDHAIAFAHWALADACPSDITVFLIEAGGVELGADLSEPVLAAMEQVIDVLERDFLGPLRPPGGDDISVQFTDDGYLRLDASLAASRFPSDAVAAMVRGDDLWLFPLRGPRSGGLLLKQRNPAGDRSLLIREVLADRLVTGVHRAFWDDAQQALRIPLESAR, encoded by the coding sequence GTGGTGGGCTGCGGCAATCTGCTGCGCGGCGACGACGGTGTCGGACCGGTTCTGGTCCGGCACCTGTGGGAGCGTGGTGTGCCCGCGGGCGCTCGTCTGGTCGATGGCGGCACCGCGGGCATGGATGTCGCGTTCCAGATGCGGGGCGCCGAGCGGGTCGTCATCATCGACGCCTCGGCGACCGGCGCGACCCCGGGGACCATCTACCGCGTCCCCGGCGAGGAGCTGGCCGACCTGCCACCCCTGCAAGGCTTGCACACCCACTCGTTCCGGTGGGACCACGCCATCGCCTTCGCGCACTGGGCGTTGGCCGATGCCTGCCCCAGCGATATCACGGTGTTCTTGATCGAGGCGGGCGGCGTTGAGCTGGGCGCTGACCTCTCCGAGCCCGTGCTGGCCGCGATGGAGCAGGTGATCGACGTTCTCGAGCGAGATTTTCTGGGGCCGTTGCGACCTCCGGGGGGCGACGACATCTCGGTACAGTTCACCGACGACGGATATCTGCGCCTCGATGCGTCGTTGGCGGCCAGCCGATTCCCCTCGGATGCCGTCGCGGCGATGGTGCGCGGTGACGATTTGTGGTTGTTCCCGCTGCGCGGCCCTCGCAGCGGGGGGCTGCTGCTCAAACAGCGCAACCCCGCGGGCGACCGGTCGCTGCTGATCCGGGAAGTGCTGGCGGATCGCCTCGTCACCGGCGTTCATCGGGCATTCTGGGACGATGCCCAACAGGCGTTGCGGATTCCGCTGGAGTCGGCGCGGTGA
- a CDS encoding NifU family protein, which translates to MSTTTERPVAEPTFEQLAKRVDDAVAALGALDPSARAVAEELKAAIEQIHRAGLVTMVRRMRSDDLARDVLFELVDDPTVHLLLSLHGIVRPDPVTHANQVLASVRPQLHSHGGDVALVRVDDGTAYVRLEGACNGCSMSAVTLRNLVEEALVQGVPAISAVEVMPNEPTPTLIPVEALRIGRDPAGDGWVEVGPAADLAVDDLSPLSVTTPDGERADVIVVNAGRRLSAYRNECAHEALPLDNAILDLGTNTLTCPWHGFCYDATSGECLSAPGAQLEQLPLRVDDGVVWVRVGG; encoded by the coding sequence ATGTCGACGACCACTGAACGGCCGGTCGCCGAGCCGACGTTCGAACAGCTCGCCAAGCGGGTCGATGACGCGGTCGCCGCGCTGGGCGCTCTGGATCCCTCGGCACGCGCGGTTGCCGAGGAGCTCAAGGCGGCGATCGAGCAGATCCACCGTGCCGGGCTGGTGACCATGGTGCGCCGGATGCGGTCCGACGACCTCGCGCGGGATGTGTTGTTCGAGTTGGTGGACGATCCGACCGTGCATCTGTTGCTGTCGTTGCACGGGATCGTGCGCCCCGATCCGGTCACCCACGCCAACCAGGTACTGGCCTCGGTGCGTCCGCAACTGCACAGCCATGGCGGGGATGTGGCTTTGGTGCGGGTGGACGACGGCACGGCGTACGTCCGCCTGGAGGGAGCGTGCAACGGCTGTTCCATGTCAGCGGTGACGTTGCGCAACCTGGTGGAAGAGGCTCTGGTGCAGGGTGTTCCGGCGATCTCGGCGGTGGAGGTCATGCCGAACGAGCCGACACCGACACTGATTCCGGTCGAGGCGCTCCGGATCGGGCGTGACCCGGCCGGTGACGGCTGGGTCGAGGTGGGCCCGGCCGCAGATCTGGCCGTCGACGATCTGTCACCGCTGAGCGTGACCACGCCCGACGGTGAGCGCGCCGACGTGATCGTGGTCAATGCGGGCCGGCGACTGTCGGCCTATCGCAACGAATGTGCGCACGAAGCACTTCCGCTGGACAACGCGATACTCGACCTGGGCACCAACACACTGACCTGTCCATGGCACGGCTTCTGCTATGACGCGACGTCGGGGGAGTGTCTCAGCGCTCCCGGCGCGCAGCTGGAACAGCTCCCGTTGCGTGTCGACGACGGTGTCGTCTGGGTTCGCGTCGGCGGATGA